Within Myotis daubentonii chromosome 13, mMyoDau2.1, whole genome shotgun sequence, the genomic segment ATGCAGGTTGCTGTCAGATGTTGTATGTAACTGGTCTTGGGCTGCCTGTGTGTAGTCACCACTCTGTTCACTGTTGGTGTCTGCCTCTGCTAGACCTGTGTGTTCATGGGAGGGACCAGTCTGTGTAAATGGATTGGTTTCTTTTAGCTGAGAGCTGGGGGCAGGTCTGTGGTGGTTCTGAGGCTCCTTGAGCTCTGCCTCCACCTGTCAGCTACTTCTTCCCCCTGAAGTTGCCTGGTCTTCCTCCAGTGCCTTTAGAACAAAGTCTTTAGGGTGGACCCAGGCTAGCCTAGCTCTGGCTAGTGCCCTGCCCCCCTGCTTAGAGATTACAGTCAGGCACTCCATGAGGGGAAATTAGTCTCTGCTTCAAAGCCAGACTCCTCAGTTTCTACCAGAGACTCCAATTCGAGTTCCCCCTAAGGTGTCCTGCTGCAGGCTCAGGCTGAGTCCAGCCTGCAGTCTTCTCTGCAGGAGCAGTTCCAGCTGCCCTGGGCTCAGGGGGATTGAGGAAAAGAGTCTCTGGGTGAGGATGTTGCCAGCCCAGCCTGAAGGAGGAATAAGCACTTCCTCCTGGTCCCAGACAGTAACCTCTGAGGTCTCATACTTGGAATGGCCCATTCTGAGCTGCTCCCTTTCCCCCACAGAACTGCGACCGGTGAGGGTACCCAGTGAGGGTCTCTGGGACTTCACAAAGCAAACCGGTCTCCTTTTGGGAGTGGTGTTTGCATCCTTCAGGGCAGGAAGACAGGTTCTATCTCGCCTTCCCAAGGCTGCCTGGCTGAACTCACAGGGAATTTGGATCAGCCTCCCCACAGTGCAGTTACAAAGCCCAACCAACACTTGCTTATCCATCTCCCTGATAGAAGTCTTCTCAGGGGATACAGTTCAAAAATCCCAGCTCTGCGTGGAACCAGTGCCCGCATGCCACAGGTCCAAGCAGGAGGGGTTAGAAAACAGCCCCGTGCAGGACTCGGATCTCTCCAAGCTGCTGATCTCAGCAAAATGGGGGCTGACATTCCCAGCTCCACTAGTCCTCTCAACTCTCCTCAGTGCAGCCCCCACATCCCCAACCTGGCCTGCTCCTCTGTGCTGCTAACCCCACAGGACTGAGCAGTCTGGGAGGTTCCACAAGTGGGGGAAGAGGTTCCAACCCCGCACCTGAGGTGGGAGAATCCTTTCCTGTTTCCCAAAGCCAAACAGTTTAGTCACTATCTGGGGCTCTGCACATGCCTTTCAAGAAAGTAGAGGGTCTTTCAAGATCATTGCTGGGtgcagcccacaggcccctcAATGGACCCAAACATTGCAGTGCAGCCTTTCCAGTAGTCAGACCCCAGAGTGAACTTCTCGGCTGGGCTGTTCCTTCACTGGGAGGGTGGGTCCCAGTCTCCCAGGCACACAGAGTTTCCCTGGTTCCTTCTGCCCATGTAACATGTTACGTGGGCTCTTATTCCAGTCTCTGCTGCTCTGGGTTTTGGATCCCTGCGTGGGGTTGAGACCCCACACTCCCAAGGGGAGGGAGCTTTGCAGGCAACATCATTGGGCCTCTCAGCTGGAGCACTTGCTCCAGGGGGCTCCCCCTTTCCACGACTCCCCTCCTCTTGCTAGTCTATACACTGTTTCTTCAGTGCTCCTTAGTTATATGTCCAGTCAGCTACACTTCCCTTGGTTTTTCAAGTTGATTGTGCAATATTTTACCTGTAAATCCAGTCCCTGGCTGGGAGCAAGCACATGCAGCCTCCAGTTTCTCTGCAGCCATCTTCAGTCATTGAGGTTGtgttttattaaatgtatattcTTAGTAGGTTGTTCTCTGTTACAAAGAactgttaatgtaaaaacattcaaacctgtaaagaatttttgtgagtttatttgagctacaCTGTCAACAATTTCCGGGAAGCAGAAATTCAATGGATtggggataatgctccagagcagtggttgccaacggGTGGTCCGcgaaccactggtggtccgtgaggtccgaaaggttggcgaccgctgctccagagaatggttgttttttcaccttgttttatacctTATGTCAAAGGAGGCGTGGGTTACTTGAAGTCCATTGGcaatagattagggaggcgggagaaagcgaagtggcagcgggggtggggggtgcctctgggattggatagaaAGTAAAATGACAGACACATTACTTAGGTGAgcacaggatagttaacagtcaacaattaacatgatagcAATAACTGAAGGAATTTGTgatatctgtcctggtgcccagacaCATTTGTGCctcaaggggtccagaaaaaggggagttacaagttacccagacatttcaaggatatgttatcttagatgcaaaaagacacatAAGGTAAAGGTTGATCTTGTCAGGGAAGGTATCGGCCTAGgagtgactacccaccataactgcttttagttaaagtttaatttcagaccatcctttgtggtgactttaggtctctgagtttgcaagccTGCCATGcgggcctctcctgagcttgtcaggttagcatgtggcccctttcgtccacagaaCGCACTGGGGATTTCCTTACGTTCCTTTTTATGTCATCTTTCAGATTGggctctttctttgtttctcttgctatGGTCATTTGTTTCTCCCCTTCTTTTCACCCCTTGTTTGTACAGTTGAATGGCCATTCCTTCTTCTCTTGCTGGTAAAGGCTTAGATAAGGAGGACAAGATTGTGTATTTGCCCTGATATGCTATGGGTTCATTCCCCCACGCCTTTCCCACCTTAGCTGTGACTTTGTTTCCTCCTTTCACTGTGCCCCCTGAATATACTTTGAAGCATTGTGTGGTTCTCGGTTTTCTGTTTAGTATAAGGTGGTATTGGGGGGATAGCTCTGCTGGTGCCTCAGGCTCTCCTTCCTGTGTCTGTCCTGGCCTGTCTCCATCCTGCTGAGATGTAGAGTATTTTCAGGGGCTCCAGACCCTTCCCTCAACTTAGAATTAAACAGGTTCTGGTGCCCACTAGGCCTCAGCTGAGGCTTTCCCCTGGACCTTTCTGGGGCATGCAAAATTGGATATTTCTATCCAAACTGGAAGATAGTCATTAAAACTTTCAAGTTTTACTCCCTCACCCATTTTTCTCATTACTGCTTCCAGGCAGTGTAATCAGGCAAGGATAGGAGCCAGACCATACTGCATACTGTACAGAATCTTGCTGGccactactttctttttttttgattaattttCTCCATCACCGTTGATCTCCTCTGTACCCTCCTACACCCATTCCTCTCCCCCTgcaatcactatactgttgtcccTATccatgaattctttttctttttttcctttttttgctcaatccctctaccTCCCAgcaaccctcccttcccccccacagCTGTGGAGGTTCTTAGTTTAAAGTTTCTTGTTGGCagctggtggttttttgtttgtttgtttttaaatcctcaccagaagacatgtttccattgattttagagagagaggaaggaagagagaaaaatattgatgtgatagagaaacatcgattggttggggattgaacccgcaacctggagtatgtgccctgacctggaattgaaccatgacccttTAGTGCACAcaatgatgctccaatcaactgagccacactggccagggcagctggaTTTTGGCTAAAAAAAGaatgcacacacattcacatatgtatatatatttttccattttattagttATTGGGGACAGGAAATTTGATAATTCTGCTTCAGCCTACCATCTTTACTTGAAAGTCTGTGTGATTTCCTAAGTATTATTTTTGACATAACTAATAACACATATGCACTTTAGAAACTTGATAATTCTAAAGGTCAGGGATGACATGgaaccaaatttttaattaaataaaattaacaaattaaaGACAATATAAGATAGTAAGCTTAAAATATCAGTGACCGTAAAGCATGcatatttctttcatttgcattttctcttGTGCGTGCTTTTATAAAATTTGCATATAACTGCAATGAAAATATAATGACCATATTATATTTCTGTTAATGTTAgggtaaacattttaatatttctatctcatcTTTATAACCTCATCAtatgacacatcataatttattAAGCAGTTACTCAAATAGAAGAAActgttgtttctagttttatgtttttgtgtgtgcatttaaccttttttgtgtttattgtttcataaaataaattggaaaggTTCAGATTAATGGACTAACCAACTCTATTAAATCATTATACTTCTTACACTGGCACTAAACAGAGTGTCTATTTATATTActggataaaaattattttgagattgtTGCTTAAAATGAcagctgagccctaaccggttttcactcagtgggtagagcatcggcctgtggactgaagggtcccaggttcgattctggtcaaggacatgtaccttggctgtgggcacatccccagtagggggtgtgcaggaggcagctgattgatgtttctctctcatcaatgtttctaactctctatccctctcccttcctctctgtaaaaaatcaataaaatatatttaaaaaaatgacagctgATATCTCAGCCTTTAATGCTATCAGACTTTTGGTGCTGTTGTATTCTTTTTCTACATTCTTCCAATGACttgaataataaaagtttaaaaaatgtattatagttTCCATAATGTATCATGTATgcttataaaaaaaatcactttagtatttttaaaggaGATATTACCCAAAGTGAAAAAAGTAATTtgggtaaaaattaaaatatatgctaTAGAAGTATGTTTTTTGTTGCTCTTTTAAATAGTCTTTGGTAGtctaattttattattgattttgctATCATCCATAGTCTAGGTTTATAAAAGTGTTCATTTTCTCCTATCATAAAGTTAAATTTAATTATTgcattcaatatttattaagaGTCTTATAagaatcactagaggcctgatgcatgaaattcatgcatgggtagggtccctaggcctggccggtgatcagggacGATCTGCGGTGcaatgggtgggggaggggatggctCTCTCCCTGTAGGCATCCACCTTAGCTGgactggggcctgctggctgggggcagctcctgtgttgagcatatgccccctggtggtcagtgcatgtcatagcgaccagttgtttcaccagttgttctgctgtttggttaatttgcatattgggcttttattatataggatgagtagCTTTTGGGCTTTGCTGTATTTAACTATATAAGAATATGCATTCACATTATGTAACAATCAATGTAATTATCCTTATTTAGGAatgtttaatctatttttattctcTCCTCAGATTCTGTCAAATTTTAAGAACAAATGTACCATATAGCTCatggaagaaaaaacacaaatcaaGACATATTTGGGTTCCAAGTTGCCAAAGTATGGAACAAAATCTGTAAGAAGTACACTGCAGCCAATGCCAAGTGGGACACCTGTTAATTTATTGGGAACTTCCAAAACTAGCAGCATCAAAAGTTACATCAAAAATAATGGCTCTGATTGTCCATCATCCCATTCATTTAATTGGAGAACAACAGCTAAGTACCAACTTAGTGCACCAAGTGCTGAGGAACCTAATGATACTCAAAGTTCACATGATAAAGTAATTGATCCTGAAAAACATGCACCTGCTCAAGGAATGTTTGCTAAAAATGGGATAAAGGGAGATTTGAAGAGTGTTTCTTTTACATCAAACTTAGCGAAGCCGTCCACTATGTTTGTGTCATCTACAGAGGAATTAAAACAAAAGTCTTTGTCTGGACCATCCGGTTTGGGTAAATTCACCAAAGGCACGATATTAGGAAGGACTTCATATTCTCTAGTCAGTGCTCCAACATCGCAGTTGAGTGGGTTCTATGTGAATCGATCAGCTGGTAGCATAAAGAGGCCTAGAGCAAACTCCTGTGCTACCAGAAGCAGTTCTGGAGAAAGCTTAGCACACACCCTAGATAATATGAAATCTCTTACTTGTGAAAAAATGGTAAGGTCACAGAGTTTTTCACATTCCATTCAGAATTCATTCTTTCCACCTTCATCTATAACCAGATCACATTCCTTCAGTAGAGCTGCAGATCTTAAGCCTTATCAGAACCAACATCTACCCATTAGAATGCCTCTGAGGGCAAGTATGCTAACAAGAAATTCCCAGCAGTCTGACGTACTCAGTGGGCATGAACATTTAGGGTATGGATTTAATAGGCCTTATGCTGCTGGTGGAAAGAAGTTGGCTTTATCAAATGGCCCAGGTGTAACTTCCACTTTGGGTTATAGGATGGTTCATCCCTCTCTACTGAAATCTAGCCGATCTCCATTTTCTGGGACTATCACAGTTGATGGTAATAAAAATTCACCTGCTAGCACATGTGTAGGGGAAGATACTGGACTTTTGGCTAAGGACAGAGCTACCAACAAGGACCAAGGACTAATTGAAAATAGTGATAGAACAGAAAATGGCCAGACCATGAAGCATGATGCTAAAATTAGATACCTGAGTGATGATGTGGATGACATTTCCTTATCTTCTTTGTCATCTTCTGATAAGAATGATTTAAGTGAAGACTTTAGTGATGATTTTATAGACATAGAAGACTCCAACAGAACTAGAATAACTCCAGAGGAAATTTCTCTCAAAGAAGAAAAGCATGAGCATATACCAACAAAGGATACAGTTGATTCCcccaaggaaaatgaaaaatgctTCAGTAAAACTGATGACTGGATAGATATAAGTGTCTCTGGTAAATATTAATATCCTTAAGTTTATTTGCTTTCTCCTAGATTATATAACTGAAGTTATATTTAGGGTTATCTTCTGATTAAGTCCACGAAACTATCAAATTCATGGAGGGATGGATCTAGATAAAGTAGAAATAGGGCAACATTTTCCTTTCTTGTGACTTTTGTTCTCCATTGTATTTTTCACTTTATGTAGAACAGCAGTGAAAACATTCTTCTCCTAAGGTttcttacctttttctttcttgggCATCCTACACAGGCTTATTCTTACCTACTTCAAAAggtccctctccccccacttctcCCAACAGGTGGCATGCCATTTTAAACCATATCTTTTCTTAGGGGTAGTAAATCATTGCTATTTGTTATGAGTGAAGTTATACCAAAGGTAAATGAGCAATTATGTCTAATCTAAAGAATTTTCTTATCCtaggaaattttaatttttttaatggaaaacttAGATTTCTTGTTATAGCAAACTttttatagttaatattttttaaaaatatatatttattgatttcagagaggaagagagagggagagagagatagaaacatcaatgatgagaaggaatcattgattggctgtgtcctgcacgacccccactggggattgagcccacaacccgggcatgtgaccttgactgtaatcaaacctgggacccttcagtagtccacaagctgatgctctgtctactgagccaaaccagccagggccatagtTAATACTTTCagaggacttttatttttttaattgaggaaagTGAGATGGCACATGTTAAACATTCCCTTATTTTTGGTTATCTTAGCACTAAATGCCACAGAAAATTTATCCGTGTGCTCAAATAGCCTAAAAATAGAGCAAACTGAAGGGATAGGGTAAGGCATGTGGCCTGGTCAAggcactaggccagtgatggtgaaccttttgatcttggcatgtcagcattttgaaaaaccctaacttaactctggtgccatgtcacatatagaaattttttgatatttgcaaccatagtaaaacaaagacttatatttgatatttattttatatatttaaattccatttaacaaagaaaagtcaaacaaaaaaatgagtttgcgtgtcacctctgacacgtgtgtcataggttcgccatcattgcacTAGGCCATACTTAGAGATGTACATAACCCTTGACTGCCTGAGAATCTTCTAGTTAGGAATGACTGCCTGAACAACTTTTTTCCTTATAAGGAGGCAACTGCAAACTTAAATGATATACATGGAGGAAGGAGTTTCCTAGCCAGTgcttaaatgtaaatatattaggAACTATTAAAGGAATATTAGGCTTTActtacatttttagaaatgttGCAGAAGTGAAAGATGGCTCAGTGAATTTTCTTTATATTAGGAAATATTTCAGTaggttatttttgaaattttacctctggatttatttattgtttagaaGTTAGAAAATGCTACATTTATTCATGCTTTTTGCTAtaatatatcacatttttattttataatatttataaaaataagtgatATTATTGGAACCTGAGAACTAATTATATTTTTGTGAATTAAtaactgttttctctctcttttaaaaaaaatcaatcgaAGACAGGAGTGAATGTACAAAACATACTTCTGGGAGTAACTTGATTTCACCAGATACAGATTACAGAGCTGGTTCTTCCTTTGAACTCTCTCCATCTGATAGCTCTGATGGAACATACATGTGGGATGAAGAGGGCTTGGAGCCCATTGGAAATGTCCACCCAGTTGGGAGCTATGAGTCCTCTGAAATGAACAGCATAGTACGTATGGTTTCTATACACTTTTGGAACGGTTTATCTTACTGTAGAGAGACTTGTGATACTGACGGGGTTATTTTTAAGGTACTGAATTAACTCTCCAAGTTTGAGAATGGAAATTTATATATGTTAAAGGCCTATAAAACATCTGATCTTTATACACAGTAAAGCATATATTTGTGTCACGTGACATGtgaattaaatatacttttattcctttgtaatacatatatacctatatgtgtgtatacatatatatatacacacacatacatacatagagaCATCAAGGTAGGCTAATGCTTCTCAGAGTTGCGGGGGGCAATGTCAAGAGACATTTTTGGTTCTCACaaagtgggggtcgtgcaggagggagctgatcatgCTGCTTCATGTTCTGTAATGCAGTGGTCACCATTCTTTCGGACCTCTTGGACCatcagtggtccgcagaccaccagttggcgaccactgctaaTGCACAGAATAGCACCCACAGCAAAGTCATATCCTACCCAAGATGTCAGTAGTGCTTCTTTTGAGAAACcctagcccgtggtcggcaaattgcggctcgcgagccacatgcagctctttggccccgtcagtgtggctcttcctaagccttaggagtaccctaattaagttaataacaatgtacctacctatatagtttaagtttaaaaaatttgggtctcaaaagaaatttcaatcgtcgtactgttgatatttggctctgttgactaatgagtttgccgaccactgctctaggctcagGTAACATTATGAGCCAACTGTCAGggcttaatcaataaaaaattattttttacttttacaaaGTCAGTTGTAGGTATGAACAACTCTTGAGTAGCTGTCTTAAGTGTTGTAAGCTGTCTTAACCTTGGGGCTTTACCGTCTCCTTTTGAGGTTCTGTCTTGTCATTGTGGTAGAGGAAGAGTGCCTAAAGGTCTAAAATGTGCAGTTACTTGCTTTGGCCTGCAGATGGCACATAGAATTTTCACGTTAAAACTATTGATCCAAAATAATGTTATGTACTAAGAAAATTTCCAGTTGTCTGAAAGGCATGAAGCAGATATGGATGAGTACCAGAAGACCTGCTATGCATCCATACATGCAAATTTTAAGAAACATTACAAGTAATGTGTACGATATGCTCTATGAGTAAAGTGTAGTTGGTATATTTAAAGTGACTCATTGTACTTACTcagtatatactagtaaatatatgGTTTTCCAGTAGGTGTATAGGAAATTGGTAAGCTTTGTGCATATATTAAATTCCAAATAGATTTCAGGCAATGtaattttattgttaatcctcactagagggtatatatttttttccattgattttcagagagagtggaaggaggggggaggtaagagagagGGGGGtcaagaagagagagacagacagacattgattggttctctcctgcacacaccccagctgggcctggggttcgaacctgcaacccaggtatgtgtgatgtgcaggccgatactctaacTACTGTACCATGTTGTCCAGGGCCAGGCAATGTAATTCTTTATACTCATACTAGTGACCCAGCACGCAAaatcgcacgagacccagacccacgggaaattgcatgagacccgggacccctgagtcccgCTGGCATCATAGGACTCCCCCGAGTCCCAGCGCGCCacaggacctagagtcaagtccctgcccaccacctgcGCATGCCTCgctgcacacgcagcctcctggtgactcGTCTTTGGTTGTTACAGCGTTAcgaccactgggtttttattatatagactagagacctggtgcatgaaattcgtgcatgggcagggagtcccctcagcccagcctgcaccctctccaatccgggaccccttgggggatgtccgaatgccgggcctaaaccggcagtcggacatctctctcacaatccaggaactctggctcctaactgctcacctgcctgcctgcctgattgcccctaacttgcccccctgccagcctgatcacccctgactgcctctgcctgccgacctgattgcccctaactgccccccctgccaacctggttgcccccaactgcctccctccgctggcctggttgcccctaactgcccccccccccacctgccagcctggttgccccttactgccccccctgctggcctggtctcccccaactccCCCGCTCTGCTGGCAAggtcacacctaactgcccccccccccaccctccagcctggttgccccaactgcccccccctgctggcctggtcacccctcactggctcccctgccagcctgtggcccccaacagcccccactgccggcctggtcatccctcactaaccctccctgccggcctggtcacctcactGCAGTGtactgctcagttgtttggtttcCTCACTAaacccccctgacagcctggtcacctcacacagcctgctgctcagtcgtttggttatccctcactaaccaccctgccggccttgtcgccccactcagcaTGTTCAGTCGTCCATtcggttgtttcagatgtgatggccctggctctttatatatatagactagaggcctggtgcacaaaaatctgtgcactcgggggcagggggtggggatccctcagcccggcctgtgccctctcgcagtctggtacccctcgggagataacgacctgctggcttaggcctgctcccaggtggcagagggcaggcccaatccctaggtgcagcccctggtcgggctcagagcagggccgattggggagttggggcgccgccccctgtcatgcacagaacagggcggatcgggaggttgcgatgccaccctcagtcatgctaagggtagggccaattggggggttggggcact encodes:
- the CCSER2 gene encoding serine-rich coiled-coil domain-containing protein 2 isoform X2; this encodes MEEKTQIKTYLGSKLPKYGTKSVRSTLQPMPSGTPVNLLGTSKTSSIKSYIKNNGSDCPSSHSFNWRTTAKYQLSAPSAEEPNDTQSSHDKVIDPEKHAPAQGMFAKNGIKGDLKSVSFTSNLAKPSTMFVSSTEELKQKSLSGPSGLGKFTKGTILGRTSYSLVSAPTSQLSGFYVNRSAGSIKRPRANSCATRSSSGESLAHTLDNMKSLTCEKMVRSQSFSHSIQNSFFPPSSITRSHSFSRAADLKPYQNQHLPIRMPLRASMLTRNSQQSDVLSGHEHLGYGFNRPYAAGGKKLALSNGPGVTSTLGYRMVHPSLLKSSRSPFSGTITVDGNKNSPASTCVGEDTGLLAKDRATNKDQGLIENSDRTENGQTMKHDAKIRYLSDDVDDISLSSLSSSDKNDLSEDFSDDFIDIEDSNRTRITPEEISLKEEKHEHIPTKDTVDSPKENEKCFSKTDDWIDISVSDRSECTKHTSGSNLISPDTDYRAGSSFELSPSDSSDGTYMWDEEGLEPIGNVHPVGSYESSEMNSIDILNNLESCDLEDDDLMLDVDLPEDASVENDRNVRQSQEGFWKRSPQRWSGQEHYPLSHPDRYHHHGKSDLSRGSPYRESPLGHFESYGGTPFFQAQRMFIDVPENTVILDEMTLRHMVQDCTAVKTQLLKLKRLLHQHDGSGSLHDIQLSLPSSPEPEDGDQIYKNEDLLNEIKQLKEEIKKKDEKIQLLEHQLATRCNCHQKSKEEKCTYADKYTQTSWRRIPPQVLQPFSSLARPTDHAQGKLTKWQHSEDHSELAGQGAHPGAACRDDSFAHDSQQEGSGSLEGRPFSSSPQLTEEVGKSAPSAAGWDMTVDAPEPYHLANNPMNDMQVVPTSSQTLTQSSSGDQAKRVGRNQSLPEDDTSQPKSLQLLKPSILSSLVPPSVSESSPSRTPTCKNSPVMAPCNSAKIQLTSSQTNLANNLNPRASKLRPPSGSFKQKQIINPRPEPQNFQAKTSIPRPLTKRKEIMQNPNGNLNSGDGLSSNRYSRLPKPKIH